A stretch of the Aegilops tauschii subsp. strangulata cultivar AL8/78 chromosome 4, Aet v6.0, whole genome shotgun sequence genome encodes the following:
- the LOC109753218 gene encoding putative cysteine proteinase inhibitor 7, giving the protein MRTSITLVIGVAAIIYAVAMPATAMPGGWEHIRNINDPKIQGLGNWAVGEHVKQAGGRLRFSKVVLGTVQVVSGFNYRLLVQALNVAGKKDAYKVEVYEAAANKGRKLVSFTPVAEEA; this is encoded by the coding sequence ATGAGGACCAGCATCACCCTCGTCATCGGGGTGGCCGCCATCATCTACGCGGTCGCCATGCCCGCCACGGCGATGCCCGGCGGGTGGGAACACATCCGTAACATCAACGACCCGAAGATCCAGGGGCTCGGCAATTGGGCGGTGGGGGAGCACGTGAAGCAGGCGGGCGGCCGGCTCAGGTTCAGCAAGGTGGTGCTGGGCACGGTGCAGGTGGTGTCAGGCTTCAACTACCGGCTCCTCGTCCAGGCGCTGAACGTCGCCGGCAAGAAGGACGCGTACAAGGTGGAGGTGTACGAGGCGGCGGCCAACAAAGGCCGCAAGCTCGTCTCCTTCACCCCGGTCGCCGAAGAGGCGTAG
- the LOC109753217 gene encoding methionine--tRNA ligase, chloroplastic/mitochondrial encodes MAAGRAFFCAPSSIGATARRLAFASPPARPLASAPHRRVRGRCCASISSSSDASPPAPPPYVLTTPLYYVNAPPHMGSAYTTIAADAVARFQRLLEKRVIFITGTDEHGEKIATSAEASGRNPKEHCDIISNSYKMLWADLDIEYDKFIRTTDPKHEAVVNDFYSRVLSSGDIYRADYEGLYCVSCEEYKDEKELGENNCCPVHLKPCVPRKEDNYFFALSKYQHKLEELLTSNPNFVRPSHRLHEVEGWIKSGLRDFSISRASVEWGIPVPNDTKQTIYVWFDALLGYLSASLDDGEQASLQQAVDRGWPASLHLIGKDILRFHAIYWPAMLMSAGISVPDAVFGHGFLTKDGMKMGKSLGNTLEPKDLVGRFGADAVRYFFLREVEFGNDGDYSEERFINTVNAHLANTIGNLLNRTLGLLKKNCNSTLAFDSIAAADGNSFKNNVENLVDKAKGHYENLSLTSACETVLEIGNLGNLYIDEQAPWSCFKQGGEIAEKAAKDLVIILETMRIIAIALSPITPSLSLRIYTQLGFTEDQFRTLRWDDTKWGALKAGQAMMDPKPIFAKIETEVEEKDQASPKEGKGGKKKARSKGLVEA; translated from the exons ATGGCCGCTGGGCGGGCCTTCTTCTGCGCCCCCTCCTCCATCGGAGCCACCGCCCGTCGGCTAGCCTTCGCCTCACCCCCGGCCCGCCCCCTCGCctccgcgccccaccgccgcgtcCGCGGCCGCTGCTGCGCCTCAATCTCCTCGTCCTCAGATGCTTCCCCGCCCGCGCCGCCACCCTATGTGCTCACCACGCCGCTCTACTACGTCAACGCGCCGCCGCACATGGGCAGCGCATACACGACCATCGCCGCCGACGCTGTCGCCCGCTTCCAG AGATTGCTAGAGAAGAGGGTTATATTCATTACTGGGACAGATGAGCATGGTGAAAAAATTGCCACCTCTGCAGAGGCCAGTGGTAGAAACCCCAAGGAGCACTGTGATATAATTTCAAATTCATACAAGATGCTTTGGGCTGAT CTAGACATCGAGTATGACAAGTTTATTCGCACAACTGATCCTAAGCACGAGGCTGTTGTTAATGACTTCTATTCTAGAGTTCTAAGTAGTGGTGACATATATAGGGCTGATTACGAAGGGCTTTACTGTGTCAGCTGTGAGGAGTACAAG GATGAAAAAGAGTTGGGGGAAAATAATTGCTGTCCTGTGCATCTGAAGCCTTGTGTACCTAGAAAGGAAGATAATTATTTCTTTGCCTTGTCAAAATATCAGCATAAATTAGAAGAGCTACTGACAAGCAATCCCAATTTTGTAAGGCCATCACATCGTTTGCACGAG GTCGAAGGCTGGATTAAAAGTGGATTGAGAGACTTCTCTATTTCTCGTGCATCTGTCGAGTGGGGTATTCCAGTGCCAAATGACACCAAACAAACAATATACGTGTGGTTTGATGCCTTATTAGG TTATCTTTCTGCGTCCCTAGATGATGGGGAGCAGGCAAGTTTACAGCAAGCTGTTGATCGGGGTTGGCCTGCATCTCTACACCTGATAGGAAAG GACATATTGCGGTTTCATGCAATTTATTGGCCAGCAATGTTAATGTCAGCAGGGATAAGCGTTCCTGATGCAGTTTTTGGCCATGGATTCTTGACAAAG GATGGCATGAAGATGGGAAAATCGCTAGGCAACACACTTGAACCAAAGGATCTGGTAGGCAGATTTGGAGCGGATGCTGTTAGGTACTTCTTCTTGCGGGAAGTAGAATTTGGCAATGATGGGGACTATTCAGAAGAACGTTTTATCAATACAGTCAATGCACATCTTGCTAACACAATTG GAAACCTTCTCAATCGAACGCTTGGTCTCCTAAAAAAGAACTGCAATTCCACCTTAGCTTTTGATTCAATTGCTGCTGCAGATGGCAATTCATTCAAGAATAATGTTGAAAACTTG GTGGACAAGGCGAAGGGCCATTACGAAAATCTTTCGTTGACATCAGCATGCGAAACTGTTCTAGAAATTGGTAACTTGGGAAACTTGTACATTGACGAGCAAGCACCATGGTCTTGTTTCAAGCAAGGGGGCGAGATTGCTGAAAAGGCTGCAAAG GATCTCGTCATTATTCTAGAGACAATGAGAATAATTGCAATAGCATTGTCTCCAATCACCCCAAGCCTTTCGTTGAGGATTTATACACAGCTTGGTTTCACAGAAGACCAGTTTCGTACATTGAGATGG GATGATACCAAATGGGGAGCCCTTAAAGCAGGCCAGGCAATGATGGATCCGAAGCCAATTTTTGCCAAAATAGAAACCGAAGTCGAAGAGAAAGATCAAGCAAGTCCAAAGGAGGGGAAGGGCGGGAAGAAGAAAGCACGTAGCAAAGGGCTCGTGGAGGCATGA